Part of the Campylobacter suis genome, TTGCTATTGCTGAAGAAAATGCAAGTGGCGCAAAGGTCGTAACCGCCCCAACAAATGGCGCTTGTGCCGTGATACCTGCTGTAATGCTTTATCTAAAAAACCACACACAAATTTTTAGCGAAGAAAAGGCTGTGAAATTTTTACTTACGGCGATGATGATAGGCTCATTTTATAAGAAAAATGCAAGCATAAGTGGTGCGGAGGCTGGCTGTCAGGCAGAAGTTGGCTCAGCTAGTTCAATGGCAGCTGGAGCGATGGCTACGATATATGGCGCAAATGCTAGCGTGGCGTGTGGTGCTGCTGAAATAGCCATGGAGCATCACTTGGGGCTTACTTGCGATCCCGTGGGTGGACTTGTACAAATTCCTTGTATCGAGCGCAATGCTTTTGGGGCGATAAAAGCCATTGCTGCTGCTAGAATGGCGATTATTAGAAAAAGTACACCTAGGGTTGGACTTGATGAAGTGATAAAAACAATGTATGAAACAGGTAAAGATATGAACTCAAAATATAAAGAGACTGCACTAGGAGGTCTTGCTATTAATGTTGGAAGTGTGTGTTAGTCTTAACTTGTGATATTAAAATTTAAAATTTTATAAAAAATCATTTAAAAATAGCTATAATTTCAAAAAACCAATCAAAGAGATAAAAATGAGACCAAATATCGTTGTTATCGGGGCTGGCTATGCTGGTGTTTCTTTTTTAAAAAGTCTTGATGAGGCCTGTTTTAGGCTTGCAAATTTTACTATCATTAACAAAAATTCCTATCACTATCACTCTACCATGCTTCACAAGGTCGCAACCGCTGAAAAAAGCGGTAAAATCATGTTTGACCTGCGGGAGTTTTTACACCCTGAGATAAAGATAGTCCAACAAGTAGTGATCGATATAGACGAGGCAAGTCACATGGTCGTGACGGAATTTGGCGAGTTTAGGTATGATTATTTAGTCGTGGCGGCTGGCTTTGAGAAAGAGAGCTTTAATCTAAAAGGTATTGAAAATGCGATGTTTATCGACTCATATATCCAATCAGGTAAAATAGCCGAGCGTTTAAAGCTTAAATTTGATGAAGGTCTTGAGAGTAAAAATGGTCTTAAGGTCGCAGTTTGCGGTGGTGGGCTTACTGGGATAGAGTTTGCTGCTAGTTGTGCGGATATGCTACGAAAAAAGTGCGAGTTTTACGGCGTTAGCAATGAGATGGCTAGTAAATTTAGCGTGCATCTCATAAGCTCTACGCCAAGGCTTTTAACATTTTTTAGTGAGAAATTATCCCAAAAAACAGCTGATAAACTTACCGAAAAAGGTGTAAAAATTTTACACTCTACTCGCATAGATAGCTTGCAAGATGGCAAAGTAGTATTTCAAAACGGCAACACACTGGACGCTGATATCATCATCTGGAGCGCTGGCGTAAAGGGCGCTAGTATAGTAAGCGATAGCGATGTAGAAAATGAGCGCGGACGAGTGAAGGTCGATGATACACTAAAGGCGATAGGTAGCAAACATCGCTACTATATCGGCGATGTGAGTGCGGTAAGTGATGGCAAGGGTGGCTTTTATCCGCCGACAGCTCAGATAGCGTGCGAGCAGGGCGAGTTTTTAGCTAGGCATTTTAAAGCTATGCTTTTTGGTGAAAAAACTGATGAGAAATTTCGCTTTAAAAGCAATGGCATGATATGCTCCATCGGGCACAGCTATGCGACGGCGCAAGTTTTAGGCGTAGAGCTTGGCGGGTGGGTGCCAGCATTTTTAAAAACGATGGTTGAGAAAAAGTGGAATGCCAAGCTGCTT contains:
- a CDS encoding NAD(P)/FAD-dependent oxidoreductase; protein product: MRPNIVVIGAGYAGVSFLKSLDEACFRLANFTIINKNSYHYHSTMLHKVATAEKSGKIMFDLREFLHPEIKIVQQVVIDIDEASHMVVTEFGEFRYDYLVVAAGFEKESFNLKGIENAMFIDSYIQSGKIAERLKLKFDEGLESKNGLKVAVCGGGLTGIEFAASCADMLRKKCEFYGVSNEMASKFSVHLISSTPRLLTFFSEKLSQKTADKLTEKGVKILHSTRIDSLQDGKVVFQNGNTLDADIIIWSAGVKGASIVSDSDVENERGRVKVDDTLKAIGSKHRYYIGDVSAVSDGKGGFYPPTAQIACEQGEFLARHFKAMLFGEKTDEKFRFKSNGMICSIGHSYATAQVLGVELGGWVPAFLKTMVEKKWNAKLLGFGEMFL